In one window of Tellurirhabdus rosea DNA:
- a CDS encoding bifunctional heptose 7-phosphate kinase/heptose 1-phosphate adenyltransferase, protein MTDFDLPTLFDRFRTLRAAVIGDFAVDCYYTLQTETGENSLETGLPVHWGGRMQTSPGGAGNVVQNLAALGVGAIRAFGAVGPDAFGRELRHLLQRVNVDTSGLLTVETGWDTCVYTKPMREGREGNRLDFGTQNALSEAVFGQLLAELERALPTLDVLILNQQFPAPLLDAARTVRLNELLLNHPNCQYVADMRHVGQHLRQIPLKVNTAELARMLNVPEASEEDEDWCRQHSRQLAGRLSAPVILTRGAAGILYVDTAESASVAGLPLAGPLDTVGAGDTVVAAYAACRGAGARPPEAIALANLAAAVTVQKLGQTGTANREEISELANGELANSFARLPRNS, encoded by the coding sequence ATGACGGATTTCGATTTGCCGACGCTTTTTGACCGGTTTCGAACGCTGCGCGCCGCCGTGATCGGGGATTTTGCGGTGGACTGTTACTACACGCTCCAGACCGAAACGGGCGAAAACTCCCTCGAAACGGGCCTGCCGGTGCATTGGGGCGGGCGAATGCAGACTTCGCCGGGCGGCGCCGGAAACGTGGTGCAGAACCTGGCCGCGCTGGGCGTCGGCGCGATTCGGGCGTTCGGGGCCGTGGGCCCGGATGCCTTCGGGCGCGAACTGCGTCACCTGCTGCAGCGGGTCAACGTCGATACAAGCGGCCTGCTGACCGTCGAAACGGGCTGGGACACCTGCGTCTACACCAAGCCGATGCGGGAAGGCCGGGAAGGGAACCGCCTCGATTTCGGAACGCAAAACGCCTTGTCGGAGGCCGTTTTCGGGCAGCTTCTGGCCGAACTCGAACGGGCTTTGCCCACGCTCGATGTGCTGATTCTGAACCAGCAGTTTCCGGCCCCGCTTCTGGACGCCGCCCGGACGGTCCGGCTGAACGAGTTGCTGCTGAACCACCCGAATTGCCAGTACGTGGCGGATATGCGGCACGTGGGGCAGCACCTGCGCCAGATTCCGCTGAAGGTCAATACGGCGGAGCTCGCCCGGATGCTGAACGTTCCGGAGGCGTCGGAAGAGGACGAGGACTGGTGTCGTCAGCACAGCCGTCAGCTCGCCGGTCGCCTGTCTGCGCCCGTCATCCTGACGCGCGGAGCCGCGGGCATTCTGTACGTGGACACAGCCGAATCGGCAAGCGTCGCCGGGTTGCCGCTCGCCGGTCCGCTGGACACCGTCGGGGCCGGGGATACCGTCGTGGCGGCCTACGCGGCCTGCCGGGGAGCCGGAGCCCGCCCGCCGGAAGCCATCGCCCTCGCCAACCTCGCCGCCGCCGTAACCGTGCAGAAGCTCGGCCAGACCGGAACGGCAAACCGGGAGGAAATTAGCGAGTTAGCGAATGGCGAATTGGCGAATAGCTTCGCTCGCCTGCCCCGCAATTCCTAG
- a CDS encoding DUF6265 family protein, whose protein sequence is MKKYLLTALLSGGLLASVVAQTASRTGTLADMQFIAGHWQGTHNGGPIEAAWTDPSGDNIMGMIRMMKDGKVTLYEVFAFEQTATGPVVMVKHFKPGLIGVEEKDKSDRYVFLEASKNRAIYEKQGGDPLRVLYERRSPNQLVIALGRQQDGNWQFKDLFVFQSK, encoded by the coding sequence ATGAAAAAATACCTCTTGACCGCCCTGCTCAGCGGCGGACTTCTCGCGTCCGTTGTCGCCCAGACCGCCTCCCGGACCGGCACACTGGCCGACATGCAGTTCATCGCCGGACACTGGCAGGGAACCCACAACGGCGGCCCCATCGAAGCGGCCTGGACCGACCCCAGCGGCGACAACATTATGGGCATGATCCGGATGATGAAAGACGGAAAAGTGACCCTGTACGAAGTGTTTGCGTTTGAACAGACCGCCACGGGTCCGGTGGTAATGGTGAAGCACTTCAAGCCCGGCCTGATCGGCGTGGAGGAAAAGGACAAGTCCGATCGGTACGTTTTTCTGGAAGCGTCCAAAAACCGGGCGATTTACGAAAAACAGGGCGGCGACCCGCTGCGGGTGCTGTACGAGCGTCGTTCGCCCAACCAGCTCGTCATTGCGCTCGGTCGGCAGCAGGACGGCAACTGGCAGTTTAAGGACCTCTTCGTTTTTCAGTCCAAATAA
- a CDS encoding pirin family protein, with translation MPQRLIRTLIRPRAQSMGVLTMHQPLPAPGLDALDPFLLLHHHGPQTFPSHNSGLPFGPHPHRGFETVTFIYEGDVRHRDSNGFASTIGRGGVQWMTTGRGLVHSESSSAEFRQRGGPVELIQLWTNLPARSKMIAPHYVGLQEADIPTASLDGGRVTVAVTSGEWEGVQGPVRPVYDVELANVRLQAGGAFTRRIAADRAVLFYLLNGTIVVNGQEVTGRALVVFAPEGDELSVEARTDARILLGSAPPLNEPVASYGPFVMNTQEEIRQAIFDYQNGLMGVLQDED, from the coding sequence ATGCCTCAACGTTTAATCCGCACGCTGATCCGGCCCCGCGCGCAGTCGATGGGAGTGCTGACCATGCACCAGCCGCTGCCCGCGCCGGGTCTGGATGCCCTCGACCCGTTTCTGCTGCTGCACCACCACGGTCCGCAAACCTTTCCGTCGCACAACAGCGGCCTGCCGTTCGGACCGCACCCGCACCGGGGTTTCGAAACGGTAACGTTCATTTACGAAGGCGACGTCCGGCACCGCGACAGCAACGGTTTTGCCAGCACCATCGGGCGCGGCGGCGTGCAGTGGATGACCACCGGCCGCGGGCTGGTGCATTCCGAAAGCTCGTCGGCCGAATTTCGCCAGCGCGGCGGCCCGGTCGAACTCATCCAGCTCTGGACCAATTTGCCCGCCCGTTCGAAAATGATCGCGCCGCATTATGTCGGCCTGCAGGAAGCGGACATTCCCACCGCCTCGCTCGACGGCGGCCGGGTGACCGTTGCCGTTACGTCCGGCGAGTGGGAGGGCGTGCAGGGGCCGGTCAGGCCGGTGTACGATGTCGAACTGGCAAACGTGCGCCTGCAGGCGGGCGGGGCGTTTACCCGCCGGATTGCTGCGGATCGCGCCGTACTTTTTTACCTGTTAAACGGGACGATTGTCGTCAACGGACAGGAGGTAACGGGCCGGGCGCTGGTCGTTTTTGCCCCGGAAGGCGACGAACTGAGCGTGGAAGCGCGGACCGATGCCCGCATTCTGCTCGGCTCTGCCCCGCCGCTGAACGAGCCGGTCGCCTCCTACGGGCCGTTTGTGATGAACACGCAGGAAGAAATCCGCCAGGCCATTTTTGATTACCAGAACGGGCTCATGGGCGTTTTGCAGGACGAAGATTAA